One genomic region from Pecten maximus chromosome 5, xPecMax1.1, whole genome shotgun sequence encodes:
- the LOC117327844 gene encoding PR domain zinc finger protein 4-like translates to MTTPNSESNSQDMSAQGGQISAPLTLPQGMGLQTMPIMLSVSLPEKDMENNKLGVLPPVLQLIQQSGLQTLSQIFPQVAPPLTNSSQATPIQDYTTSSPAHPNVATGSPDTSLKPSARPSLDLSSVLKLQNSSELVSIQNRLSLANTSINSLANLVQESTNSQVLHSTQTLNNSSEEGSGNRQSDVVHPSLPSSQAPAALQNMSVPDAIAVHLGSGEFTRSDLISPHLEALVSNATFIQQCANQDLASGQYLTNQASQLTSHQPANTLQTHGQHAGEPLLSVGNQCQLASDLQSTSLQSNIPSQMLCTSTALGHQTDGTELSSQHQEAPQLTQHHIEDISLTQQKCNDVTIGNEMTVVGYNPQDYLQMQTSLATAAYIPLREELSNQDPSTVAASLASQIEAISSAITNQSGLIQLPTTGPNPQCPSHLVDLVLKLAGKRDANIPHETTAVTVSIPVEPVTGAGLAIPEVFVSFCVGCDSASETTPCLVHDTEYSAIVDSPIPSKARASLPTCLCLKSSETILQNVTGVWAKVKLKAKSKFGPLVGKISSSAPGESKLGSLPEFKVIYSNKVDQYDLEDEQECNWLKFVQMARTEAAQNMVVTQLGSEIFFFTTKEVYPGEELFFWYSKDYARFLGVPVSPETKKIKTCYVCGKVFVGRLNLRAHQKLLHADVVKRKWNCNMCEQGFTSSAKLNDHMNIHMGIKPHTCQICGKRFTDQSNLRQHLLTHSNVKRFSCTQCGNQFRQKIHLQTHMLTHTGEKNLQCSFCVKKFARESDRKQHQYQHTKEKIYQCMDCNKIFYKLQNYKRHALMHTGEKNHACPKCQKRFYTKYHLQRHSKICKGATTKIYLNKHEKNLNLEEIANELTAGPSASRTLGNSTATS, encoded by the exons ATGACTACACCGAATTCAGAATCAAATTCACAGGACATGTCGG CCCAGGGAGGTCAGATTTCTGCCCCGCTGACTCTGCCACAGGGAATGGGACTCCAGACCATGCCAATAATGTTGTCAGTTAGCCTTCCTGAAAAGGACATGGAAAATAACAAATTGG GTGTGTTGCCTCCTGTACTTCAATTGATCCAACAAAGTGGATTACAAACCCTGTCACAGATCTTCCCACAAGTTGCACCACCCCTAACTAACTCCTCCCAGGCTACCCCAATCCAAGACTATACCACATCTAGTCCAGCCCATCCCAATGTAGCAACTGGCTCACCAGACACATCACTTAAACCGTCCGCCAGACCTTCATTGGATTTGTCATCTGTTCTCAAACTACAAAATTCAAGTGAATTAGTGTCGATTCAGAACCGATTATCGCTGGCAAACACCTCAATTAATAGTCTTGCTAATTTAGTTCAGGAATCAACAAACTCTCAGGTGCTACATTCCACTCAAACTCTGAATAATTCCTCAGAAGAGGGCAGTGGTAATAGACAGTCTGATGTTGTTCATCCATCACTTCCGTCCTCCCAGGCACCAGCAGCTCTACAAAACATGTCTGTGCCAGATGCAATAGCAGTTCATCTGGGCAGTGGAGAGTTTACCAGGTCAGATCTTATAAGCCCACATCTTGAGGCCCTAGTGTCTAATGCTACGTTCATCCAACAATGTGCTAATCAGGACCTAGCAAGTGGTCAATATTTGACCAATCAGGCCTCCCAGTTGACAAGCCACCAGCCAGCGAATACTCTTCAGACACACGGCCAACATGCAGGAGAACCGCTTCTGTCTGTGGGCAATCAGTGCCAACTGGCTTCTGACCTACAGAGCACATCGTTGCAGTCCAACATCCCGAGCCAGATGTTGTGTACAAGCACAGCATTAGGACATCAAACTGACGGAACAGAGCTGTCCTCTCAACACCAGGAGGCACCACAGTTAACTCAACATCACATAGAAGACATAAGTCTCACTCAACAAAAATGTAATGATGTAACCATTGGTAATGAGATGACTGTAG TTGGCTACAACCCTCAGGATTACTTACAAATGCAGACAAGCCTGGCAACGGCAGCTTATATACCTTTACGAGAGGAACTATCAAATCAGGATCCTTCCACAGTGGCAGCCAGCTTGGCCAGTCAGATTGAGGCCATCTCCAGTgctataaccaatcagagtggGCTCATACAACTACCAACCACAGGACCCAACCCACAATGCCCCAGTCATC TGGTTGATCTGGTGTTGAAACTAGCTGGAAAGCGGGATGCAAACATACCTCATGAAACTACTGCTGTGACGGTCAGCATCCCAGTGGAGCCTGTGACAGGGGCTGGTCTGGCGATACCAGAAGTTTTTGTATCCT TCTGTGTGGGATGTGATTCTGCATCAGAGACGACCCCATGTCTGGTCCATGACACGGAGTACAGTGCCATTGTGGACAGTCCCATACCAAGCAAAGCTCGGGCTTCTCTCCCAACCTGTCTCTGTCTGAAGTCTTCAGAGACAATACTACAGaatgttacag GTGTGTGGGCAAAAGTGAAGCTCAAAGCTAAAAGCAAATTTGGACCTTTGGTGGGAAAAATAAGTTCCTCTGCTCCTGGCGAGTCAAAACTTGGTTCTCTTCCAGAGTTTAAG GTCATCTACAGTAACAAGGTGGATCAATATGATTTGGAGGATGAGCAGGAATGTAACTGGCTCAAATTCGTACAGATGGCACGAACTGAGGCAGCCCAGAACATGGTTGTCACACAATTGGGGTCCGAGATCTTCTTCTTTACCACAAAAGAGGTGTATCCTGGGGAGGAACTATTCTTCTGGTACTCCAAGGACTATGCTCGCTTTCTAG gAGTACCTGTCAGTCCAGAAACAAAGAAGATAAAAACATGTTATGTGTGTGGTAAGGTGTTCGTTGGACGTCTAAACCTGAGGGCTCACCAGAAACTTCTACATGCAGATGTGGTGAAAAGGAAGTGGAATTGTAACATGTGTGAGCAGGGATTCACATCCTCAGCCAAGCTCAATGACCACATGAACATTCATATGGGGATCAAGCCACACACGTGTCAGATCTGTGGGAAACGGTTCACAGACCAAAGTAACCTCAGACAACATTTGCTGACTCACAGTA ATGTGAAGAGGTTTTCTTGTACTCAGTGTGGTAATCAGTTCCGTCAGAAGATCCATCTTCAGACACACATGTTGACACATACAGGAGAGAAAAATCTGCAGTGTAGCTTCTGCGTAAAGAAGTTTGCACGTGAATCAGACCGAAAACAGCATCAGTATCAACACACGAAGGAAAAGATTTATCAATGTATGGACTGCAACAAAATATTCTACAAACTTCAGAACTACAAACGACATGCACTGATGCATACAGGGGAAAAAAATCATGCATGTCCCAAGTGTCAGAAACGATTCTACACCAAATACCATTTACAGCGTCATTCTAAAATCTGCAAAGGAGCTACAACGAAAATCTATCTCAACAAACACGAGAAAAATCTCAATTTAGAAGAAATAGCTAATGAACTGACAGCAGGTCCCTCTGCATCCAGGACTCTGGGGAACAGTACTGCTACTTCATAA